The DNA window GATGTATGCATATTTCCCTTTAAGCTGTCTTTTTGAACGATTTAATTGAACTTTCGTCAACTTCTTTTCACGCAATAATTTAAATTCTTTATCAACTAAATTTTTACTTCTTTGCAAATATTTTATATCCGTACCAAAATGTACGGAGAATAATCCTGAGCTACCATAAATACTGTAGGTAGAATTTACATTGTAAGCAAAAGCATTTTTTTCTCTAATAGACATATTTAATCTGGAACTCATCCACTCACCGCCAATCACATTATTTAAAAGTAATAACCCAAATCTTTTTTTATCAAAACCCGAATATGCAATATTTCCAATCATGCAATGAGTTTGTGAGTATTTCTTTTTCAAATCAATAACAAAGCTTTTATAATTTGTACTATTTATTCTTTTTCTTTCTTTTTTAGAAGCAGGGATGTCTTTTAGATATTTATTTATCACATTCTCAAGTTTTTTAGGAGATATACTACCAACTATCGAAATTACAATATTGTCGGTAGTATAATTTTTTTTCATAAAATCTAAAATATCTTTTCGTGAAAATTTATTAATCGTTGATTTTTTACCCAGTATGTTATAAGACAGTGGCGACCCTTTAAATATTTTTTCATGGAATTCATCAAAAATACTTTCATCAGGACTATCTTCATACATTTCAATTTCTTCAAGAACAACTTTTTTTTC is part of the Bacteroidota bacterium genome and encodes:
- a CDS encoding pitrilysin family protein encodes the protein MNTNNNNIDNEHIFKLDNGLRIILTQKSRAEIVHCSMMIGAGSSDENIRNNGIAHFIEHMVFKRTKTRKSFQILNRLETIGGEINAYTTREKTCFYTSTEKKYFERSMELLTDIVFKSVFLEKDIEKEKKVVLEEIEMYEDSPDESIFDEFHEKIFKGSPLSYNILGKKSTINKFSRKDILDFMKKNYTTDNIVISIVGSISPKKLENVINKYLKDIPASKKERKRINSTNYKSFVIDLKKKYSQTHCMIGNIAYSGFDKKRFGLLLLNNVIGGEWMSSRLNMSIREKNAFAYNVNSTYSIYGSSGLFSVHFGTDIKYLQRSKNLVDKEFKLLREKKLTKVQLNRSKRQLKGKYAYINDSNSWLMITKATNLLEKNYIYTKEEFFSNIEEITSEGIIKIANEVLCEKTLSTLIYK